From the Solanum pennellii chromosome 4, SPENNV200 genome, one window contains:
- the LOC107018170 gene encoding 50S ribosomal protein L10, chloroplastic, protein MEAALFSLPSSSSHSYPFSVKSHFNNPFIIPHSSSHLKLKPRTLTIRSAISRTKKEETVETVKQQLEDCYLLAGISYKGLTVKQFQDLRAQLPETTKLLVAKNTLVLKAIEGTKWEALKPCMKGMNAWLFVHSEEIPAALKPYRTFLREKKLEDNDFTGGVFEGKFYGPDEFKVLENLPTRAEIYSQLLGSLKGPASAVVGTIQAPARNLVMVLKAYVKKLEEEEGGSQ, encoded by the coding sequence ATGGAGGCTGCTCTCTTCAGCTTACCTTCCTCTTCCTCTCACTCTTACCCATTTTCCGTGAAATCCCACTTCAACAATCCCTTCATAATCCCCCATTCCAGTTCTCACCTTAAACTCAAACCCAGAACTCTAACTATTCGTTCAGCCATTAGCAGAACCAAGAAAGAAGAAACAGTCGAAACAGTGAAGCAACAGCTTGAAGATTGTTATCTCTTAGCTGGAATCAGTTACAAGGGGTTAACAGTTAAGCAATTTCAAGATCTCAGGGCTCAACTCCCAGAAACAACAAAGCTTCTTGTTGCTAAGAACACATTGGTACTTAAAGCAATTGAAGGGACAAAATGGGAAGCATTGAAACCATGTATGAAGGGAATGAATGCTTGGTTATTTGTTCATAGTGAAGAAATTCCAGCTGCTTTGAAACCTTATAGGACTTTTCTAAGGGAGAAGAAATTGGAAGATAATGATTTTACTGGTGGGGTTTTTGAAGGGAAGTTTTATGGGCCTGATGAGTTTAAGGTGCTTGAGAATTTGCCTACAAGAGCTGAGATTTATTCACAGCTTCTTGGGTCTTTGAAAGGACCTGCTTCAGCTGTTGTTGGGACTATTCAAGCTCCAGCAAGGAATTTGGTTATGGTTCTTAAAGCTTATGTAAAGAAATTGGAGGAGGAAGAAGGTGGAAGTCAATAA